A genomic segment from Spinacia oleracea cultivar Varoflay chromosome 3, BTI_SOV_V1, whole genome shotgun sequence encodes:
- the LOC110791856 gene encoding serine/threonine-protein kinase SAPK2: MERYENMKNIGSGNFGVAKLVKDKWTGELFAVKYIERGQKIDETVQREIMNHKLLEHPNIIRFKEVFLTPTHLAIVMEYAAGGELFERICTAGRFSEDEARYYFQQLISGVSYCHSMQICHRDLKLENTLLDGSPEPRLKICDFGYSKSAVLHSQPKSTVGTPAYIAPEVLSRKEYDGKIADVWSCGVTLYVMLVGAYPFEDPDDPRNFKTTISRILSVHYSIPDYVRVSKDCNHLLSRIFVANPEKRITMEEIKKHPWFLKNLPAEYAEGGLGETLNAAKTDVSTSSQDEEEIVAIIQEARKAAASVQGSTLFNTGEGMLLGGSLDFDDSELDEDLDDLEEDDFVCAM; this comes from the exons ATGGAGAGGTATGAAAATATGAAGAATATTGGGTCTGGAAATTTTGGTGTTGCAAAGCTTGTCAAAGATAAATGGACTGGAGAGCTTTTTGCTGTCAAATATATTGAAAGAGGACAAAAG attGACGAGACGGTTCAAAGGGAGATCATGAACCACAAATTGTTGGAACATCCTAATATTATTCGATTCAAAGAG GTGTTCTTGACTCCTACACATTTGGCAATAGTAATGGAATATGCTGCTGGTGGTGAGCTTTTCGAAAGAATTTGTACTGCTGGAAGATTCAGTGAAGATGAG GCTAGGTATTATTTCCAACAACTAATATCAGGAGTCAGTTACTGCCACTCTATG CAAATCTGTCATAGAGACCTTAAGCTGGAAAACACTCTATTAGATGGCAGTCCAGAACCGAGGCTTAAAATCTGCGACTTTGGCTACTCCAAG TCAGCAGTGCTACATTCTCAACCGAAATCAACGGTGGGAACACCGGCCTATATAGCCCCAGAAGTCCTTTCAAGAAAAGAGTACGATGGAAAG ATTGCAGATGTTTGGTCTTGTGGAGTGACTCTATATGTGATGTTAGTTGGAGCTTATCCTTTTGAAGATCCAGATGATCCTAGAAATTTCAAAACCACTATTTCG AGAATACTGAGTGTACACTACTCCATCCCTGATTATGTTCGCGTCTCCAAGGACTGTAACCACCTACTTTCTCGAATATTCGTAGCCAACCCTGAAAAG AGGATAACAATGGAAGAGATAAAGAAACACCCATGGTTTCTGAAGAATTTACCGGCAGAGTACGCAGAAGGCGGTCTAGGGGAAACTTTAAACGCGGCGAAAACAGACGTTTCAACATCATCACAAGATGAAGAGGAAATAGTAGCCATAATTCAGGAAGCAAGGAAGGCGGCGGCGTCAGTGCAAGGGTCAACACTGTTTAATACCGGTGAAGGTATGCTATTAGGCGGCAGCTTGGATTTCGACGACAGCGAGCTTGATGAGGATCTTGATGATTTGGAAGAAGATGATTTTGTATGTGCTATGTGA